Proteins from a genomic interval of Panthera uncia isolate 11264 chromosome C1 unlocalized genomic scaffold, Puncia_PCG_1.0 HiC_scaffold_4, whole genome shotgun sequence:
- the SMIM1 gene encoding small integral membrane protein 1, whose product MQTQQSGVQYSRWDDSSRDEVHVAAVSSTEEASSWARISRKLCSGKLGIALKVLGGVALFWAVFILGYVTGYYVHKCK is encoded by the exons ATGCAGACCCAGCAGAGTGGCGTCCAGTACAGCAGGTGGGATGACAGCAGCCGGGACGAAGTCCACGTGGCTGCCGTGTCCAGCACGGAGGAGGCCTCAAGCTGGGCGAG GATCTCCCGGAAGCTGTGCTCAGGCAAGCTGGGCATCGCCCTGAAGGTGCTGGGCGGAGTGGCCCTCTTCTGGGCCGTCTTCATCCTGGGCTACGTCACCGGCTACTACGTACACAAGTGCAAATAA
- the CCDC27 gene encoding LOW QUALITY PROTEIN: coiled-coil domain-containing protein 27 (The sequence of the model RefSeq protein was modified relative to this genomic sequence to represent the inferred CDS: inserted 2 bases in 2 codons), with protein sequence MARPVSMETSVMPHTXPGAHRTRGFRSRSRPGLSRXYREPGSRRGRPSTASFRCPTAVSAPALRMLRAGALPPKKRSLEPNPLEKGVLLLQSVAGHGSCGWHGLSKSARALSRFYGKMDGRKQDADASAEDTSFTAELEELRKLFLARPDCPRFSTRATSMCPYGSAISAELSEELRVALDSWKATQDPFSRQQVDGRLLPFSKSACEFNYLRTRESRMISPVPSSPVLAHSQLRKHVPWYISVIHEKDHCLRTLGEEVQRLSQLEFLLRKKDEKVAALQEEREALKKQLKFLLQSKSQEILEQPSESAPKPLGKLSILRPFFGDEEELQHRRQPQAECSATRRGKDPEVDGGQEDEAGEAEGGTGSGEAAPEEGAEVEEVEQLEEEEVQGAEAQSKRSSSSLEEAFERELVAQLEEYEQVIWELQDELQVTRTRYSLATGAITSLQRRVGFQESRLRRVHTENEALQRELREREDQLRAMSNKFSNLREDKKHEEMMGLMEKDNFLLRQRVAELQSRLAKQEHIISELEAKVSQLQDQVSQKEGQLQRQKWLQEEMGSRNEMIQQAELQARVALESAQSRLERLRNNIIQATFSTSGTKSLATEISDNDILEALQRIISERADYYNQLKQKGIRMPPLQQSEAASSQSKSKKLASK encoded by the exons ATGGCACGGCCTGTTTCTATGGAGACGTCAGTGATGCCACACA CTCCCGGAGCCCACAGGACGCGGGGCTTCCGGAGCCGGTCCCGCCCGGGCCTGAGCA CGTACCGTGAGCCCGGCTCCCGCAGAGGCCGACCGTCCACGGCGTCCTTCCGCTGCCCGACCGCGGTCTCTGCACCTGCCCTGAGGATGCTGCGGGCCGGAGCCCTTCCCCCCAAGAAGCGCAGCCTGGAGCCCAACCCGCTGGAGAAGGGCGTGCTGCTCCTGCAGAGCGTGGCCGGCCACGGCAGCTGCGGGTGGCACGGCCTCAGCAAGTCGGCTCGGGCCCTCAGCCGCTTCTACGGGAAGATG GACGGACGCAAGCAAGACGCCGACGCCAGCGCCGAGGACACCAGCTTCACGGCCGAACTGGAGGAGCTGAGAAAGCTGTTCCTCGCGCGGCCTGACTGCCCTCGGTTCAGCACCAGGGCCACGTCCATGTGTCCTTACG GTTCAGCCATCTCAGCCGAGTTATCCGAGGAGTTGCGCGTGGCACTCGATTCCTGGAAGGCGACCCAGGACCCGTTCTCCAGACAGCAGGTGGATG GGCGCCTCCTTCCCTTTAGTAAGAGCGCCTGTGAGTTCAACTATTTGAGGACAAGAGAATCCCGGATGATAAGCCCGGTCCCCAGCAGCCCAGTCCTAGCGCACAGCCAGCTGAGAAAGCACGTGCCCTGGTACATCTCCGTCATCCATGAGAAG GATCACTGCCTGCGGACGCTGGGGGAGGAGGTGCAGCGCCTGTCCCAGCTGGAGTTCCTGCTTCGGAAGAAAGACGAGAAGGTCGCGGCCctccaggaggagagggaggccttGAAGAAGCAGCTGAAATTCCTCCTCCAAAGCAAAAGCCAAGAGATATTG GAGCAGCCCTCAGAGTCTGCACCAAAGCCCTTGGGGAAGCTGAGCATCCTGAGACCCTTCTTCGGAGACGAGGAGGAGTTGCAGCACAGAAGGCAG CCGCAGGCCGAGTGTTCCGCGACCCGCAGGGGCAAGGACCCGGAAGTGGATGGCGGCCAAGAAGACGAGGCGGGAGAAGCAGAGGGCGGGACGGGCAGCGGGGAGGCTGCGCCCGAGGAGGGGGCtgaggtggaggaggtggagcagctggaggaggaggaggtgcaGGGGGCCGAGGCTCAGTCTAAGAGAAGCTCGAGCTCCCTGGAAGAGGCCTTCGAGCGGGAGCTGGTGGCCCAGCTGGAGGAGTACGAGCAGGTGATCTGGGAGCTCCAGGACGAGCTGCAGGTGACCAGGACCAGATACTCGCTCGCGACAG GAGCCATCACGTCCTTACAACGCCGAGTGGGTTTCCAGGAGTCCCGGCTGCGGCGGGTGCACACGGAGAATGAGGCCCTGCAGAGGGAGCTTCGGGAGCGGGAGGACCAGCTACGCGCCATGTCCAACAAG TTCTCCAACCTCAGGGAAGACAAGAAACACGAAGAGATGATGGGCCTCATGGAGAAGGACAACTTTCTCCTCCGCCAG cgaGTGGCGGAGCTGCAGAGCAGACTCGCCAAGCAGGAACACATCATCTCGGAGCTGGAGGCCAAGGTCAGCCAGCTGCAGGACCAGGTGAGCCAGAAGGAGGGCCAGCTGCAGAGACAGAAGTGGCTGCAGGAGGAGATGGGGAGCAGGAACGAGATGATCCAGCAGGCGGAGCTGCAGGCCCGCGTGGCCCTGGAGAGCGCGCAGTCCCGG CTCGAAAGACTAAGAAACAACATCATCCAGGCCACCTTCAGCACCTCTGGGACCAAGTCCTTGGCCACTGAGATCTCTGACAATGACATTCTGGAGGCCTTGCAG AGGATCATCTCTGAGCGAGCCGACTACTACAATCAGCTGAAACAGAAAGGCATCAGGATGCCTCCCCTGCAGCAGTCGGAGGCCGCTTCCTCCCAGAGCAAGTCCAAGAAGCTGGCCTCCAAGTAG